In one Lolium rigidum isolate FL_2022 chromosome 3, APGP_CSIRO_Lrig_0.1, whole genome shotgun sequence genomic region, the following are encoded:
- the LOC124694843 gene encoding BTB/POZ and MATH domain-containing protein 2-like yields the protein MADQCRVSAAALIAASEECSYVFNFKIQGYSRAKELFKNGECVASPPFSFGGYSWVLRYCPNRRLAGQVSYTQLVLDSDDAKYVKAQPRFSVLDKDGVPVKQLSGFIQQRIFPFRGASLGLLMDQASSGQSEHLVDDCLSIRCDLTLIKDVCSEQTVGDQFVVVPPSDLHRHFGNLLESMVGADVTFHVGGKEFLAHRFVLAARSSVFEAELLGAMKENVGSPIVIHEMEPDVFKFLLHFIYTDSLPVLEFATDQGEAVVMAGHLLVAADRYNVQRLKLICEHKLCSHIDANMVATSLALAEQHSCHGLKEACLQFLSSPSNLKAMMATDGYEHLKTSCPSALKDLIVRLLPVEMEVAKDIVMAI from the coding sequence ATGGCAGATCAATGCAGAGTTTCCGCTGCTGCCCTTATAGCTGCATCCGAGGAGTGTTCGTACGTGTTCAACTTCAAGATACAAGGATACTCAAGAGCCAAGGAGCTATTCAAGAACGGCGAGTGCGTCGCTTCTCCCCCTTTCAGTTTTGGAGGTTACAGTTGGGTTCTGAGGTACTGCCCGAACCGCCGCCTCGCAGGTCAGGTCAGTTACACGCAACTGGTTCTTGATTCTGATGATGCCAAGTATGTGAAGGCGCAACCCAGGTTCAGCGTACTCGACAAGGATGGGGTACCAGTGAAGCAACTCAGTGGTTTCATCCAGCAAAGGATCTTCCCCTTCCGAGGTGCAAGTTTGGGCCTCCTTATGGACCAGGCGAGTTCGGGCCAATCAGAACACTTAGTGGATGACTGTTTGAGCATCAGGTGCGATCTTACTCTCATCAAAGACGTCTGCAGTGAACAAACAGTGGGCGATCAGTTTGTTGTGGTTCCCCCAAGTGACTTGCATCGGCATTTCGGCAACCTCCTGGAGAGCATGGTCGGAGCAGACGTCACCTTTCATGTTGGTGGGAAGGAGTTCTTGGCTCATAGGTTCGTGCTCGCTGCGAGGTCATCTGTATTCGAGGCCGAGCTCCTCGGCGCCATGAAGGAGAATGTTGGCAGTCCGATTGTCATCCATGAGATGGAACCCGATGTGTTCAAGTTCTTGCTCCATTTCATATACACCGACTCGTTGCCGGTTCTTGAGTTTGCTACCGACCAAGGTGAAGCAGTGGTGATGGCTGGCCATCTGCTTGTGGCAGCAGACAGGTACAACGTTCAGAGGCTGAAGCTGATATGCGAACACAAGTTATGCAGCCACATTGATGCCAACATGGTGGCCACCAGTTTGGCTTTAGCTGAGCAGCATAGCTGCCATGGACTCAAGGAAGCTTGTCTACAGTTCCTTTCCTCTCCCTCCAATCTGAAGGCGATGATGGCAACTGATGGCTATGAGCATCTGAAAACCAGTTGCCCCTCTGCCCTTAAGGACCTCAttgttaggctcctgccggttgaaaTGGAAGTGGCCAAGGATATTGTCATGGCAATATAG